TCAAGAAAACCCGGCAGAAAGCTCAGGAGCTGGCGGTGGCCAACAGGAACAAGCTCACCACggtcctgaaggacaaaagCGTGAGTAAGGAAGATAAAGCCGAGTTCGAGAGGCTATGGGTGATTTTCTCCACGTGCCTAGAGATCCTGGAGATCGACATGAGGAGagccctggagctgggccaCGAGTTCCCGCTAAACGTCCCCAAAAAGCACCTGATCCAGACGGGCATGAGCGGGGGAACCTCCGGCGTGGCCGCCCGCGCCATGAGCGTCCAGAACATGAAATACGAGGCTGAGCACAACATAGACGTGGTGGATTTGAAAGACCTCGAGAACGAGATCAACCAGGTAGGAGAGATGATGTACGAGATGGAGATGAAGGTCAATGTCCCCCAGTGGACAGTAGAGGCTAAGCAAGACCCAGGGGCTGAACTGAAATCCACCATCAGCGTGGGTGCTTCTTCTATTGGCATGATCTCTGTGGAGGAAAATAAATCGTTCTGCGATATCAGCAAGGTTCTAGCTGGGATTATTTTCACTGCTGTGCTCATTATCGCCATTGTCCTGGCAGTGTGTGTGGTAAAACTGTCTTAGGGTGGTGCAAGCTCTGACACGAGCaaccctctccagcctgtctcTGGAGTGTTTCATGCCTCACCTTTACTTTCAAAACGTGTCACTTGGATGAGCTGAGAATTTAAGACGAGCACTTGAAACAACAAAGCAGAACTCCTGCCTCTCGATGTCCTAAAACGTACTATTTGCTTCTTCATGCTTTTTGAAGAAAAGGGATGCAAATCAGCCTGCAGAATAGAATGTCTTCGTTTGCTGGACTTGTAACAGTTAAGCGAAGTATCAGGGTATTATCACTACTGACTGTAACAGGGATTTGCCTGCTATTAATAGATCACTATTCTCAGAAGCCTGTGGTTTTTGTTCTTCACTAGgctctgctgtttgctgctggtCACTGTTTACAGTATTGGAGAGTAACATAAATTTGAAGGCTATCATGGGTGTTTTGTCTGACCAAGTGAAGAGAATACTTCTTTTTTCCCatcaaatacaaaaatatttattgagtGGAGGAAAAGGGTAAGGATGAAAACCCCAATAAAGGAATGTAAGCAACCTCTATTTTAGACAAGTTAATggttggggagggggggagaaaaGAGACCCCTGATTGATACCGAGTACTGTTTGTTGATTTAGACTGGCTTGTACGGAACCCAGTTGCATGAATTGGCACAGCATATGTGAATGACTAATCGCTTTCCAAATCCAAATAGAAAAAAGGCAGAGTTGCATATTCAGAAAAATACTAGCAAGCCTCATGGTTTTCATTCACATTTACCACAATTTTATCTTTCCCTGCAGAAAGGCTGATTCTTGCTACTGgttctaatttttctttctgtagcaGCAGCTTGCACTTCACGATTAATTATGAAAACAGGAGCAATGAATCTACCCACAGCAGTTGCAGTAACATTGGAAAATagattttagcaaaaaaaaattaagttaaagCAGACCTTCCCAACGGGATCCCCTCTCCTGTTGACAGGCAGGGACTGATGCTTGAATGTGTACAGTCACATTTCTGCAAGTTCCCAAATTGCAGAAATCCAGACAAAGCTAAAAATGTGTCTCAGTTTCATACCTCAGTCATGTCTGATTAATCATCTGGGAAGCAGGAAGCCTGTAGGATTGGTCCCATTTGATAACACTACAATTCTGGGAGGGAAATGCAACAGCATAAAGCTTTCCAGTGCTTCCCTGTGgaatttacatttaaatgtaaaactGTGGGAACTGATAGTTACTTAGCAGAGAAGCTTTACAATATTTTGTAAAAGGATTTATGTGTTATggtatttattatttacttcTGGAAATACCTTCTAGTGCTGTGAATACACGTTGTCCATTCAGGAATGCTTGGTACATGTGCTACGGTGCCATAGGTGTATGGGGCACTCCACAGCCAAATATAAAGACCCCATAATATTGGGGTCttaagaagttatttttcttcattgatTATTATGGGCACGTTATCAAAAAGTaataatgggacatgttttgtGAACAGTCTTCatgcttgttaaataaaattgACAACATGCATGAACACCTAATATTTTTAGTTAAGAACTAAACATACTTCAAAAAACTGCAGCAAATAGTTTATTCTTTAAAAGAACTGAATttatgggggggaaaaaaagtgtatttgaaTCTGGTCACTTGTAGGTGAGAAAAAAATAGTGGAGACCTGAATTCAAAGCTATAGATTATCCTTATGTTGAAGGATAACATGAGTTCTGCATCCAGTCTAACTCCATTCTCTTGGGAATTCAGAGTGCTACAAGACAACTCTACATTCCTTTCTGTTGTGTTTCACTCATTCCATGGGATATGTTTTATGTGTAGTTAATCTATGTCCCTAGAGATCCCCGACAGCTTTATAACTAAGCCAGGTCTGTATTTATCAGTGCTACAGGTCCAGCCTGCCTAGACACGGTGTAGTTGCTGAGTGTTCATTTAAATTGGATGATCTCCTTCAAAATCACAATGAGTAAacatatttaaggaaaatacagcaaaatctGCAGGAGATCATACCTATTTGGATTGCCACCACTTGTCATTAAGGATCTGTGGATATTTCCACTCTTTGCACTCTCCTTTCACTTAGTTCACGGGAAGGTGGAGAAGCAGTTGGGCTCTATTCTGTGCTTCCTGAAAACTCCATTTACCTTGTGAAATCAGACCATTTAACCACATGTCAAACCCCAAGTAATGAATGCAAGTCTGTTTTCTGGTGGATAAGTAAATGGTAACACTGACAGCATTCATTGCCTTTATCTTGATATCTTCCACACACCTAACCACAGATAAACAGTTTATCCATGCTTATTGATGTAGAAGAATTTTTAAGAATAGGTCATCTTCAAAAGCAAGCCTCAGTGAGTGGGTAAACAGTAAGTTTTCActccactgctttttttttttaatttggattttttgcTATAGGATTCAAAGAATTCATATTAATAGCCTCTAAGTATATAAGTCTTGCTTTATTATGAATATGCACACAAGTACTATTTAAAGGATTGACCTtggaaaaagaattttcaaaTTGTAAGACAAAGCTGGCTACAACTTAATTCATCAGTAGTTTGTTCCTAAAAAATCTGTATCACCTTATATTTAGACTATCTGAAATTAATAGATTAAGTAGAATTTTAAGAGAGGATTGGCACTGTCTACAAGGATAAAGTGCCTGCCATTCATCTCTGTtggggcccctctcccagggctaagctgaaaagatacctccCTAACATCTCCTACATGTGTTCGTTCCACCTGACAGACTTTGGCACAACactgcacaaaaccaaaacaaaatgaaaccacCATTGCCCAAAAGTACTGAGGCTTcctttaaattaagaaatataGATTTGcagtcttcattttttttcccctactgaAATGCAACTGGAAGGAGACTGGAAATGTTATTTTGTAagtgaaaaatgggaattcaTACTTCAAAATACTCTATATTGAGGCAGCATGATGAAAAAGCACATACTGTCATGCTGATTGCTGAGAATGTAAAAGAAGATGGTCATTGCTTAATTAATATCAGTGTTGATCTACTtcagttcttttgtttttattcacaGAATACACACATTAAATTTGCTGTATACTAAAATCTTACTCCTGACTTGAATTACACTGCTTTTGCCTGTGCATGGGTGGTATTTTCTACACTTTGAATAATGCAAACCTGTTACTGTCACTATTTATTTAACTTAAAATAAAGTACCTCCTTATAACTTACTGGTTTGCTTGCAGCAGTAattcaaaccaaacaaaacctgttggagcaagtccagaggaggccataaAGTTGATTAGAGGGATAAAGCACCtcttctgtgaggaaaggctgggagaattgggattgttcagcctggagaaggcaaACTTTGGGGTGACCCAATagtggccttccagtgcctgaaggaagcctgcaagaaagatgaagagagactatttacaagggatggagtgacaagggggaatggcttcacactgccAGAGAGTTGGCTCAGATgagatactgggaagaaattgttccatGTGAGGgtgggaggccctggcacaggttgtccagagaagctgtggctgcctcatccctggaagtgttcaaggtcaggctggacagggccTGGCACAACCTGGTCTcccaaaggtgtccctgcccatggcaggggttgaagccagatgatctttaaggtctcttccaactcaaaccattctatgattctttgaaaAGCTGGAATATTAATAAAGCTCATCTATAGTAGGCTCTTCTAAAATAAAGTTCCTGCTTCAACCATAGTAATAAAAGTAATGTGCTAAACCCTCTCATTAGTTTTGTTTGCAGCCTTCTCAAGCTCCCAAAGTTGAATAGTGATGTAGCTTAACTTACACTGCCAGGGAATCAGCAGTCTGAAAAGTCAAGAAATCCCTGCCTTAGGAAACAGCTACAATGACATCTAGGCTAACAGATGATGCTGCCTTCAGCACTGCTTGTCCAGTGTTCAGTACAGAACCCTTGGCTTGGACAATCTGAAAACCAGAGGACACACTAGACTGGACTAACAATTGGATTCTCCTTGAGTTATGATCCAAACTCTGTCGCTTTCAGCCAGCAAAGCTGGCATTTACTTTAGCAAAAGTGAAACTTGGTCCTGTGCTATTGGTGACACCAATGATCAACAAACCATCAGAACTGAGTCTGTAAAATGCAGCAATTTGTAATTTCATTCCAGGATTTCCAGTCTATCACCATAAAAACCCATTATACTGTTATCTAGTTTAGTAACAAAAGGAACACAGGACCACAATTAAAGTGATTCTCCTTATCTTGCGAACAAAGTAACATTAAACTTCAGCACTatgaatataaaacaaaattat
The Corvus hawaiiensis isolate bCorHaw1 chromosome 12, bCorHaw1.pri.cur, whole genome shotgun sequence DNA segment above includes these coding regions:
- the LOC125332241 gene encoding regulator of G-protein signaling 9-binding protein, whose translation is MVKEECKALLDALNKVTACYRHMVLTIGGTSDSQNLREELKKTRQKAQELAVANRNKLTTVLKDKSVSKEDKAEFERLWVIFSTCLEILEIDMRRALELGHEFPLNVPKKHLIQTGMSGGTSGVAARAMSVQNMKYEAEHNIDVVDLKDLENEINQVGEMMYEMEMKVNVPQWTVEAKQDPGAELKSTISVGASSIGMISVEENKSFCDISKVLAGIIFTAVLIIAIVLAVCVVKLS